The Bombus pascuorum chromosome 11, iyBomPasc1.1, whole genome shotgun sequence genome has a window encoding:
- the LOC132911676 gene encoding cadherin-99C isoform X2 has product MEPFNQVKVLLLVLLARQQVNAFSMDRARNVSERFTSTTTLTVNIRDDDDQDPSFIYQGCMLLDGACINPEYSASVSSGVLSGILNISPEKIQAVDMDSINAPIHYSFLSGNPSNYREFFEINPNTGAVKQIKAVDTTVTKKFDIIIKAVEVSEAKRSATAKLTITVKPVDSNPPIITASNIEGFVDENAPIGTKVIDKIGNPVVLTVSDADLGPEDPKPAYTFELTTNFFAIDPSGILVVNEENLDRDPPSPGRFRFQVVAREKTGVAASAPLSFVVILNDVNDNAPMLPMIAPITVQAGETKKVVTKVEATDNDEGENAEITYSIYHVSNNGLHKFKIDPKTGLIESVRKLNAGEQFSITVQATDKGGKYSQTIVEVNVIPGPNTRSPVFQQPVYEVQVSEGASINSTVATITAVDPENDPVSYSIVSGNDLRQFAIGDKSGVITVIRKLDREDLTRYQLLIKAEDSGGLFNTATVNIKVTDINDKNPEFVDLPYEFTVKEGEARKLIGRVHAEDADEGINAEITYFAPDDIPFTVDPETGDVLTKIVLDYEQNDEYKFVVTARDGAPDYRLATATVTVKVIDVEDEVPVFHQSSYEARVKENIPDYTVLQVTADDPDTKKQITYMIKQGNTELFSIDPKTGAIKTVRGLDYERENQHILIIGTVENTSDSPGSTTRVVVNVQDVNDIPPVFTSVPRPITLDDDVPIGTTVINLIATDSDGTAPGNQVRYEIVGREIANKYFVIDPDTGVLTIRDDLRKETNTEYQVDVRAYDMGEPQLASVTTVPVYVRHVATVPPEIGLGFAENSYNVEVPEDAGDNTLIKIITVINSHAHDTTPLKCEIYSGNEKELFEANVTEERNCALRLKKGVLDYETTESYQVKLKLESLSGLLNTDRNTTMVKIQVLDVNDNKPEFIFADSRAKLSRGRYFAAIPRTAQFASTVIQVKAHDKDNGKYGKLEYKILGGRGSDYFAMDSSSGIIRTTATFDNVDLSELPFKFDVRVRDNPNSTDNFNSIVAPVIVNLIEEENLMILVVQDAPPDALQKEASKIAGIIEEKSGLLIGIDRVAVRKNLTKNGTIEMYPQDSDVWFYAIDPDTEAILDRNSSRIQRSIIEKTAMSNITFDVSTLVRANAIDIHAPVMPAESVRTQTAIAFSGEVFPYALIIIACVILILGIAGIIYICVSWSRYKAYKERMQRMYVVPRYDPVYVEPNLKEYETQVLQMSVPVDDNDSYNDLQLDFSNKNHAFSLDNVSYITKDHGESTGQQSPVSSEAATTARASSIVGTHGETNIHSLRRSTLGRKNHNSNANTLNNHDTTPVLNPLYNHGNDLLNPSPSNDNVTFREKRDYSHLGFTYLGEQSPVETTTEL; this is encoded by the exons ATGGAACCTTTTAATCAGGTGAAAGTGTTGCTGCTCGTGTTACTTGCACGGCAACAAGTCAACGCTTTTTCAATG GATCGTGCAAGGAACGTATCCGAAAGGTTCACATCTACCACCACCCTGACGGTAAATATCAGAGACGACGATGATCAAGATCCTTCCTTCATCTATCAAGGTTGTATGCTGTTGGATGGCGCCTGTATTAATCCAGAATATTCGGCATCC GTATCGAGTGGAGTGTTATCCGGGATACTTAATATATCGCCGGAGAAAATACAAGCAGTTGATATGGACAGTATAAACGCGCCCATTCATTATTCCTTTCTCAGTGGCAATCCATCGAATTATcgagaatttttcgaaataaaccCGAACACTGGCGCCGTGAAGCAAATCAAGGCGGTCGACACAACGGTTACCAAGAAGttcgatattattatcaaG GCTGTCGAGGTGTCGGAAGCGAAACGATCGGCCACAGCGAAATTGACCATCACTGTGAAGCCAGTCGACAGTAACCCCCCGATTATAACTGCATCGAACATAGAGGGTTTCGTTGATGAGAATGCACCGATTGGAACAAAGGTTATCGACAAAATAGGCAATCCTGTGGTACTCACTGTTTCGGACGCTGATTTG GGCCCCGAAGATCCGAAGCCAGCTTACACTTTCGAATTAACCACCAATTTCTTCGCGATCGATCCTTCCGGTATACTCGTCGTGAACGAAGAAAATCTGGATCGTGATCCTCCGAGTCCTGGTCGTTTCCGGTTTCAAGTGGTGGCCAGGGAAAAGACGGGTGTTGCTGCTTCTGCGCCATTATCCTTCGTGGTGATATTGAACGACGTTAATGACAACGCACCTATGCTTCCTATGATAGCTCCCATCACCGTTCAGGCtggagaaacaaagaaagtagTGACAAAG GTCGAGGCAACGGACAATGACGAAGGGGAGAATGCCGAAATAACGTACAGCATCTATCACGTGTCAAATAATGGActacataaatttaaaatcgatCCGAAGACCGGCCTAATCGAATCCGTGAGAAAGCTCAACGCAGGCGAACAATTCAGCATTACCGTACAAGCTACTGACAAGGGTGGAAAATATTCACAGACGATCGTCGAGGTAAACGTGATTCCTGGACCCAATACCAGGAGTCCCGTCTTCCAGCAACCGGTATACGAGGTGCAAGTCAGCGAGGGAGCGTCCATTAATTCCACGGTCGCGACGATTACC GCAGTTGACCCAGAGAACGATCCAGTGTCGTACTCGATCGTCTCGGGAAACGATCTGCGTCAATTTGCGATCGGTGACAAATCAGGCGTGATCACTGTTATAAGGAAGTTAGACAGGGAGGATCTGACCCGTTATCAACTG CTGATAAAGGCTGAAGATTCTGGCGGTTTGTTCAACACGGCAACGGTAAACATCAAAGTAACAGACATCAACGACAAGAATCCAGAATTCGTCGACTTGCCTTACGAGTTTACCGTGAAAGAAGGAGAAGCTAGGAAATTGATAGGTCGGGTGCATGCTGAAGATGCCGATGAAGGCATCAACGCAGAAATCACGTATTTCGCGCCAGACGACATACCGTTTACTGTCGATCCTGAAACTGGAGATGTGCTGACGAAAATCGTTTTGGACTATGAGCAAAATGAC GAATACAAATTTGTGGTAACCGCGAGAGACGGTGCTCCTGATTACCGCTTAGCTACTGCTACGGTTACAGTGAAAGTTATAGATGTCGAGGACGAAGTTCCTGTTTTCCATCAAAGTAGCTACGAGGCTCGAGTTAAAGAGAATATACCAGATTACACGGTGCTTCAAGTAACG GCTGATGATCCGGATACAAAGAAGCAAATCACCTACATGATTAAGCAAGGGAACACCGAACTATTTAGCATAGACCCGAAGACTGGAGCCATAAAAACCGTTCGCGGTTTGGACTATGAGAGGGAAAACCAGCATATCCTTATAATTGGCACCGTCGAAAATACCAGCGATTCGCCTGGTTCTACTACGAGGGTTGTAGTCAATGTCCAG GACGTTAACGACATTCCACCAGTGTTCACGTCAGTTCCTCGTCCGATTACGTTGGATGACGATGTTCCCATTGGCACGACGGTCATTAATCTCATAGCAACAGATTCCGATGGCACTGCTCCCGGAAATCAA GTGAGATACGAAATTGTCGGCCGTGAAATAgcgaacaaatattttgtgaTCGATCCGGACACTGGCGTGCTTACGATACGAGACGATTTGCGTAAGGAAACGAACACTGAATATCAG GTTGATGTTCGCGCGTACGACATGGGAGAACCGCAATTAGCGTCTGTCACGACAGTGCCAGTTTATGTTCGTCACGTGGCCACGGTGCCGCCAGAAATCGGCTTAGGTTTTGCAGAAAATTCCTACAACGTCGAAGTACCGGAAGATGCGGGCGACAATACGTTGATCAAGATAATCACGGTCATTAATAGTCACGCACACGATACTACGCCATTAAAATGCGAAATTTATAGCGGTAACGAGAAGGAATTATTCGAAGCGAATGTTACGGAGGAACGGAATTGCGCGCTTAGACTCAAGAAAGGAGTCTTGGATTACGAAACAACGGAATCCTACCAAGTGAAACTTAAGTTGGAATCTTTATCAGGTCTATTGAATACTGACAGGAATACGACGATG GTAAAGATTCAAGTGCTCGACGTAAACGACAATAAACCGGAGTTCATTTTCGCGGACAGTAGAGCAAAACTATCGAGAGGACGTTACTTCGCTGCGATTCCCCGAACCGCCCAATTCGCGTCGACGGTTATACAAGTGAAAGCACACGATAAAGATAACGGGAAGTACGGGAAGCTCGAGTACAAAATACTTGGTGGACGAGGATCGGACTACTTCGCCATGGACAGTTCTTCCGGAATAATAAGAACTACCGCGACTTTCGATAACGTGGATCTGTCCGAGCTTCCATTCAAATTCGACGTTCGAGTTCGAGATAATCCTAATTCGACTGACAACTTCAACTCGATCGTAGCTCCAGTTATAGTGAATCTGATCGAAGAGGAGAATCTAATGATTCTAGTAGTTCAGGACGCGCCACCAGACGCGTTGCAAAAGGAAGCATCCAAGATCGCTGGTATCATCGAGGAGAAGAGCGGTCTTCTGATCGGCATCGATAGAGTAGCAGTGAGAAAAAATTTGACGAAAAATGGAACTATCGAGATGTACCCTCAGGATTCCGATGTGTGGTTCTACGCGATCGATCCAGATACAGAAGCTATTTTAGATAGGAACAGTTCGCGTATACAAAG ATCGATTATCGAAAAAACGGCTATGTCAAACATCACCTTCGACGTGTCGACGCTGGTCCGAGCGAATGCGATAGACATTCACGCGCCAGTAATGCCAGCCGAGTCAGTACGCACGCAAACCGCCATCGCTTTCAGCGGCGAGGTATTTCCGTATGCCTTGATAATCATCGCGTGTGTCATCTTGATCCTAGGCATAGCTGGCATCATCTATATTTGCGTCTCCTGGTCCAG ATACAAAGCGTACAAGGAACGGATGCAGCGGATGTACGTCGTGCCCCGTTACGATCCTGTGTACGTCGAGccaaatttgaaagaatacgAGACACAGGTGCTTCAAATGAGCGTGCCTGTCGACGACAACGACAGCTATAACGATCTGCAGCTTGATTTCAGCAATAAGAATCATGCGTTCAGCTTGGACAATGTTAGCTATATTACCAAAGATCACGGAGAAAGTACCg
- the LOC132911676 gene encoding cadherin-99C isoform X1: MARTTTAWFCCLLCVFLCLRNVTSKAGLCEVESGQSNIILDIEESRGDATDQKTVPEELPVSGDPYNETTLELIFPGRQPRFKLNGKKLQLLDPLDRDDENLSHVVFQLSCTVKQTNKKRTIPVIVRVSDINDNAPKFINTPYETTVPELTPVGSTIFKNVVAVDADAGVNGIVEYSIAPGDGTGIGNNDGVGRNRITTADGYGYFSINLPHQGQVTVNRTLDFERTQRYLVTILASDRARNVSERFTSTTTLTVNIRDDDDQDPSFIYQGCMLLDGACINPEYSASVSSGVLSGILNISPEKIQAVDMDSINAPIHYSFLSGNPSNYREFFEINPNTGAVKQIKAVDTTVTKKFDIIIKAVEVSEAKRSATAKLTITVKPVDSNPPIITASNIEGFVDENAPIGTKVIDKIGNPVVLTVSDADLGPEDPKPAYTFELTTNFFAIDPSGILVVNEENLDRDPPSPGRFRFQVVAREKTGVAASAPLSFVVILNDVNDNAPMLPMIAPITVQAGETKKVVTKVEATDNDEGENAEITYSIYHVSNNGLHKFKIDPKTGLIESVRKLNAGEQFSITVQATDKGGKYSQTIVEVNVIPGPNTRSPVFQQPVYEVQVSEGASINSTVATITAVDPENDPVSYSIVSGNDLRQFAIGDKSGVITVIRKLDREDLTRYQLLIKAEDSGGLFNTATVNIKVTDINDKNPEFVDLPYEFTVKEGEARKLIGRVHAEDADEGINAEITYFAPDDIPFTVDPETGDVLTKIVLDYEQNDEYKFVVTARDGAPDYRLATATVTVKVIDVEDEVPVFHQSSYEARVKENIPDYTVLQVTADDPDTKKQITYMIKQGNTELFSIDPKTGAIKTVRGLDYERENQHILIIGTVENTSDSPGSTTRVVVNVQDVNDIPPVFTSVPRPITLDDDVPIGTTVINLIATDSDGTAPGNQVRYEIVGREIANKYFVIDPDTGVLTIRDDLRKETNTEYQVDVRAYDMGEPQLASVTTVPVYVRHVATVPPEIGLGFAENSYNVEVPEDAGDNTLIKIITVINSHAHDTTPLKCEIYSGNEKELFEANVTEERNCALRLKKGVLDYETTESYQVKLKLESLSGLLNTDRNTTMVKIQVLDVNDNKPEFIFADSRAKLSRGRYFAAIPRTAQFASTVIQVKAHDKDNGKYGKLEYKILGGRGSDYFAMDSSSGIIRTTATFDNVDLSELPFKFDVRVRDNPNSTDNFNSIVAPVIVNLIEEENLMILVVQDAPPDALQKEASKIAGIIEEKSGLLIGIDRVAVRKNLTKNGTIEMYPQDSDVWFYAIDPDTEAILDRNSSRIQRSIIEKTAMSNITFDVSTLVRANAIDIHAPVMPAESVRTQTAIAFSGEVFPYALIIIACVILILGIAGIIYICVSWSRYKAYKERMQRMYVVPRYDPVYVEPNLKEYETQVLQMSVPVDDNDSYNDLQLDFSNKNHAFSLDNVSYITKDHGESTGQQSPVSSEAATTARASSIVGTHGETNIHSLRRSTLGRKNHNSNANTLNNHDTTPVLNPLYNHGNDLLNPSPSNDNVTFREKRDYSHLGFTYLGEQSPVETTTEL, translated from the exons CGACCGATCAGAAGACCGTGCCGGAGGAACTTCCGGTATCTGGCGATCCGTATAACGAGACTACGCTGGAGTTGATCTTTCCTGGAAGACAGCCTCGTTTTAAACTGAATGGAAAGAAGCTGCAGCTGTTGGATCCTCTGGATAGGGACGATGAAAATCTCTCGCACGTTGTTTTTCAG TTAAGCTGTACGGTGAAGCAAACGAACAAGAAACGGACCATACCGGTGATTGTGCGAGTGTCagatataaatgataatgCGCCAAAATTCATTAACACGCCATACGAGACAACAGTGCCAGAG TTAACGCCAGTTGGTTCGACCATCTTCAAAAACGTGGTGGCCGTGGACGCGGATGCCGGTGTGAACGGCATCGTGGAATACTCAATCGCTCCTGGTGACGGAACTGGCATTGGCAACAATGATGGAGTTGGTCGAAATAGAATAACAACGGCTGACGGATACGGTTATTTTAGCATTAACTTACCTCATCAAGGCCAAGTTACTGTTAACCGTACCCTGGATTTTGAAAGAACGCAACGATACCTCGTCACTATTTTGGCATCG GATCGTGCAAGGAACGTATCCGAAAGGTTCACATCTACCACCACCCTGACGGTAAATATCAGAGACGACGATGATCAAGATCCTTCCTTCATCTATCAAGGTTGTATGCTGTTGGATGGCGCCTGTATTAATCCAGAATATTCGGCATCC GTATCGAGTGGAGTGTTATCCGGGATACTTAATATATCGCCGGAGAAAATACAAGCAGTTGATATGGACAGTATAAACGCGCCCATTCATTATTCCTTTCTCAGTGGCAATCCATCGAATTATcgagaatttttcgaaataaaccCGAACACTGGCGCCGTGAAGCAAATCAAGGCGGTCGACACAACGGTTACCAAGAAGttcgatattattatcaaG GCTGTCGAGGTGTCGGAAGCGAAACGATCGGCCACAGCGAAATTGACCATCACTGTGAAGCCAGTCGACAGTAACCCCCCGATTATAACTGCATCGAACATAGAGGGTTTCGTTGATGAGAATGCACCGATTGGAACAAAGGTTATCGACAAAATAGGCAATCCTGTGGTACTCACTGTTTCGGACGCTGATTTG GGCCCCGAAGATCCGAAGCCAGCTTACACTTTCGAATTAACCACCAATTTCTTCGCGATCGATCCTTCCGGTATACTCGTCGTGAACGAAGAAAATCTGGATCGTGATCCTCCGAGTCCTGGTCGTTTCCGGTTTCAAGTGGTGGCCAGGGAAAAGACGGGTGTTGCTGCTTCTGCGCCATTATCCTTCGTGGTGATATTGAACGACGTTAATGACAACGCACCTATGCTTCCTATGATAGCTCCCATCACCGTTCAGGCtggagaaacaaagaaagtagTGACAAAG GTCGAGGCAACGGACAATGACGAAGGGGAGAATGCCGAAATAACGTACAGCATCTATCACGTGTCAAATAATGGActacataaatttaaaatcgatCCGAAGACCGGCCTAATCGAATCCGTGAGAAAGCTCAACGCAGGCGAACAATTCAGCATTACCGTACAAGCTACTGACAAGGGTGGAAAATATTCACAGACGATCGTCGAGGTAAACGTGATTCCTGGACCCAATACCAGGAGTCCCGTCTTCCAGCAACCGGTATACGAGGTGCAAGTCAGCGAGGGAGCGTCCATTAATTCCACGGTCGCGACGATTACC GCAGTTGACCCAGAGAACGATCCAGTGTCGTACTCGATCGTCTCGGGAAACGATCTGCGTCAATTTGCGATCGGTGACAAATCAGGCGTGATCACTGTTATAAGGAAGTTAGACAGGGAGGATCTGACCCGTTATCAACTG CTGATAAAGGCTGAAGATTCTGGCGGTTTGTTCAACACGGCAACGGTAAACATCAAAGTAACAGACATCAACGACAAGAATCCAGAATTCGTCGACTTGCCTTACGAGTTTACCGTGAAAGAAGGAGAAGCTAGGAAATTGATAGGTCGGGTGCATGCTGAAGATGCCGATGAAGGCATCAACGCAGAAATCACGTATTTCGCGCCAGACGACATACCGTTTACTGTCGATCCTGAAACTGGAGATGTGCTGACGAAAATCGTTTTGGACTATGAGCAAAATGAC GAATACAAATTTGTGGTAACCGCGAGAGACGGTGCTCCTGATTACCGCTTAGCTACTGCTACGGTTACAGTGAAAGTTATAGATGTCGAGGACGAAGTTCCTGTTTTCCATCAAAGTAGCTACGAGGCTCGAGTTAAAGAGAATATACCAGATTACACGGTGCTTCAAGTAACG GCTGATGATCCGGATACAAAGAAGCAAATCACCTACATGATTAAGCAAGGGAACACCGAACTATTTAGCATAGACCCGAAGACTGGAGCCATAAAAACCGTTCGCGGTTTGGACTATGAGAGGGAAAACCAGCATATCCTTATAATTGGCACCGTCGAAAATACCAGCGATTCGCCTGGTTCTACTACGAGGGTTGTAGTCAATGTCCAG GACGTTAACGACATTCCACCAGTGTTCACGTCAGTTCCTCGTCCGATTACGTTGGATGACGATGTTCCCATTGGCACGACGGTCATTAATCTCATAGCAACAGATTCCGATGGCACTGCTCCCGGAAATCAA GTGAGATACGAAATTGTCGGCCGTGAAATAgcgaacaaatattttgtgaTCGATCCGGACACTGGCGTGCTTACGATACGAGACGATTTGCGTAAGGAAACGAACACTGAATATCAG GTTGATGTTCGCGCGTACGACATGGGAGAACCGCAATTAGCGTCTGTCACGACAGTGCCAGTTTATGTTCGTCACGTGGCCACGGTGCCGCCAGAAATCGGCTTAGGTTTTGCAGAAAATTCCTACAACGTCGAAGTACCGGAAGATGCGGGCGACAATACGTTGATCAAGATAATCACGGTCATTAATAGTCACGCACACGATACTACGCCATTAAAATGCGAAATTTATAGCGGTAACGAGAAGGAATTATTCGAAGCGAATGTTACGGAGGAACGGAATTGCGCGCTTAGACTCAAGAAAGGAGTCTTGGATTACGAAACAACGGAATCCTACCAAGTGAAACTTAAGTTGGAATCTTTATCAGGTCTATTGAATACTGACAGGAATACGACGATG GTAAAGATTCAAGTGCTCGACGTAAACGACAATAAACCGGAGTTCATTTTCGCGGACAGTAGAGCAAAACTATCGAGAGGACGTTACTTCGCTGCGATTCCCCGAACCGCCCAATTCGCGTCGACGGTTATACAAGTGAAAGCACACGATAAAGATAACGGGAAGTACGGGAAGCTCGAGTACAAAATACTTGGTGGACGAGGATCGGACTACTTCGCCATGGACAGTTCTTCCGGAATAATAAGAACTACCGCGACTTTCGATAACGTGGATCTGTCCGAGCTTCCATTCAAATTCGACGTTCGAGTTCGAGATAATCCTAATTCGACTGACAACTTCAACTCGATCGTAGCTCCAGTTATAGTGAATCTGATCGAAGAGGAGAATCTAATGATTCTAGTAGTTCAGGACGCGCCACCAGACGCGTTGCAAAAGGAAGCATCCAAGATCGCTGGTATCATCGAGGAGAAGAGCGGTCTTCTGATCGGCATCGATAGAGTAGCAGTGAGAAAAAATTTGACGAAAAATGGAACTATCGAGATGTACCCTCAGGATTCCGATGTGTGGTTCTACGCGATCGATCCAGATACAGAAGCTATTTTAGATAGGAACAGTTCGCGTATACAAAG ATCGATTATCGAAAAAACGGCTATGTCAAACATCACCTTCGACGTGTCGACGCTGGTCCGAGCGAATGCGATAGACATTCACGCGCCAGTAATGCCAGCCGAGTCAGTACGCACGCAAACCGCCATCGCTTTCAGCGGCGAGGTATTTCCGTATGCCTTGATAATCATCGCGTGTGTCATCTTGATCCTAGGCATAGCTGGCATCATCTATATTTGCGTCTCCTGGTCCAG ATACAAAGCGTACAAGGAACGGATGCAGCGGATGTACGTCGTGCCCCGTTACGATCCTGTGTACGTCGAGccaaatttgaaagaatacgAGACACAGGTGCTTCAAATGAGCGTGCCTGTCGACGACAACGACAGCTATAACGATCTGCAGCTTGATTTCAGCAATAAGAATCATGCGTTCAGCTTGGACAATGTTAGCTATATTACCAAAGATCACGGAGAAAGTACCg